One Hyperolius riggenbachi isolate aHypRig1 chromosome 12, aHypRig1.pri, whole genome shotgun sequence genomic window, cagggcgagatcgtgaatgcccaaggactggagggactggaggagtaggggatgccaaacaccgcaaagctcacaaacttggtaattaagtaattgattaattgtgtgttagggttaggaaaatgggcacagccaacaccagctaaatacatgAGCAAAGAATgtggggtcataagtgggtggagacaaatacaaatgttactgcgaaaatgtaaactgcagccattcttacactcttaatgctagggttctcaaactttgcacagttggtcattgggtgattggggctcaaattcagaaaaaggggttgagccacaaacagacaatcagatttgtttaatctcattgcaaattattgatgccaaagatcgcaaagctcacaaacttggtcattaaggcaGGGAATACACTTGACAGTTTTTgtacacgttttctgcacagaaaaactgagagctCATGTTAATTAATGGGATAGCtaacacttaatatgttgttcgtgCGCAGaagaaaaactgacattctgcatcatgattcttcacattttgtcagttttctctatcaattacatcagctgctgtgaaaaaacgcgcgcatTTTCCTGCATAGGAACACACTTGGGGTGCAGAAAAAAGTATGCGGAAaaaccaggcccggccctagaccatttgccgcctgaggcaaactttgaagaaatcgccgctgccccccccccccccgtgggtgtgggggggccgcctgagctggaggggatagcgggcaggaagggggtattggggctagcggcagggaggggggtcggacccccccctccctcgcctgggtcccccggcctccgctcccctccagcttgttatgcgcgctggctgcggctgtaagaggcaacgggcggggatcactcacctcttcctcgttcagcctgcgctccactgacgtcacttcctgctacgccgcaggaagtgacgtcagtggagcgcacgttggaacgaggaagaggtgagtgatccccgcccgttgcctcttacagccgcagccagccagccagcgcgcataacaagctggaggggagcggaggacgggggacccaggcgagggaggggggggtccgacccccctccccgccgctaggcccaatacccccttcctgcccgctattccctccagctcgggcggcactccacacccacggacgggcgggtgccgccccctcagaagcgccgcctgaggcaaacgtttcaccccgcctcatgggcgggccggccctgagaaaaacgcgcgcagaaaactgaaagacaagtgtgttccctgccttagtaaTTATGTatcagggttagaaaaagtgggtggagccaacaccagccaaatacatactcaaACAatgtcaggacatcagtgggtggagaaaaatacaaatttcattgggaaaatgtaaactgcagcaattcttacactgtgagtggtagggttctcaaaatttgcacagttggtcactgggtgactgggattaatattcagaaaagtgagtggggcctacaaaagccaatcaaaatccacctattgatttttaaggggaatatttaattgctgccattcttgcactgttaatgacacaagcctcttgcactgttaatcacctgtacctggtacagccattgggtgattggggtacaATTTCAGAAaacgggtggagccacatccaatcagatttattttattttaatgcaaattattgatggcaaagaccgcaaagctcacaaacgtggtcatgaagtaattgagtaattgtgtgctagggttaggaaaagtgggcggagccaacacccgccaaatgcatacccgggcaatgcatatatatatatatatatatatatatatatatatatatatatatatatatatatatatatatatatatatatatatatatatatatatatatatacacacacacacacacacagagatacatacagatacatacagtgCACATctttctatgtttttcttctgccctGCGCAATCAGTCAGGGACACTTTAAAAAATGGTGCCACCCccgcttcctgtgacatcacgttGCATCGCCGCcaccgcgctctgattggcttccCCAGAAGAAAAGCCTGGAAATGGGGATCCTGGCGGCCGAAGACTGTGATGATAGCCGGGGGGGAGAGGCCTGGGTCCCGCTGTGCAGCGCTGATCACGCACAGGACCCAGAAACAGTGCCTTCTTGCCAGCCTGACCTGAGCTTGCACTTACCACTCCTAGCACACAAAGTGGAGCCCGAgcacaggtcgggattaccgccaggggggttaattaaTCATAAGTAATGGTTATTAAACAATGCTTAATTCACAGAAAGCAAAGAAAGCGTCCTTTTACCGATAATCGCAGAATCAACGGCGATCACAGAAAGTGCTAGTATAATGTTAGAtgcatggcagtgatctcactgccacgataGCCGGTGAttgtaaaagcgctagtgtaatgttaAGTATATggtagtgatctcactgccgcattCACCGGTGATTCTTTTACCTGTTTTTTGAgcgatggcagttgaaatttaaaCAAAGCACTAATAGCGATcactcaaaaattgcaaaaatgtagaGCAAAAAATATGCGTTTTACCGTGAAAATCTAGCGCTAATCACTAACGTGTGAATTGGCCCATAGCATCTAATTATTTTGCCGTTTTTGGTGCCTTCTGTTACACCGTTATCTCTTATGCCGTGCATACATGGCTCGTTtattgcgccggatcgagccagcgactcgatgccggcgcatccccgctcgtccgcgcatgcacgcggatcgattgccgctcgtccccgtcggcgcttccttatcaccgctcgattccctgccattgtccgccggcgggaatcgagcaggcGCGGGTCTAGCGGcacgatcgggccagctgaatattatcagctggccggatcagctggtcgatacacggtacagaaacataccatgtatccccagcattacacacaGCAGAAGCTGCTACAGCACATGTCAGGGGACAGTTACATTCAGATGACAGCAGCAGAGCCAGTAAACAATTAATTCTGATGATTAGCTATAGGAAACCTGACATGCTATATTCAccttttttcctttatttttaaaggaccactgcagcAAGTAGTTtatatctgacagaactgacaggttttggactaatccatctcctcatggacagTGATAAGCGAATGCCAAAATTATTTTCGCATTTATTTTTGCGAAAACAATGATTATTTTGATTACTGAGTGAAAATTCCATCGAAATCGTGTtcgatatttttttttgcattttttccgaAATGTCTGCGCTAAAATATCGATGTTTTGCATTTTTGCGGCAAAAATGGTCATGGtagaaatattgtttttctgtGTTGTCGCACTTTTCGCATTTCTTTTTGtggtaatatgtttttttttttttttttttttttttttttttttttttttttttgcattttgactgtaaaaatatagatttttctaaaaacgaaaaaaaagcaatttttttaaaaaaattctcgAAATCGAAAACTATGTTTTCGATGCAAAAGTCACTTTGGCGAGAATTCACAAGAAACActgctcataggggattctcagttttttttttgtttgcaaagGCATTTCCTGATCAGCATTtgctaactgccaaaacagtgtgcaagtgggctgggaggctggctggtatcttactattgtgGCAGTTAggcttagcaactgccgttcaggaaatgcttttgaatacaaaaaaacaaactaactaagaaaataacaaacatccatctgcacctgcacaagtcaTGTGACCGGTGACATCATGAGCACAGCTTATTATGACATCACAATGCAAGGCTCAGCTATATATGGAGACTCCTGAGCACCTGGCCTCAGAGTTGATCAGAACAGTCGACTAGCGAGGTGTTATTTACTGAGCTTAGCGAATATCTGATTTGATTTTCTGCGATTTTATCTATTCCACTTTCCCATCATGGGCTCTAGTGGAAGAAAGAAGCTGGACGCATACAAGCGCCTGGAGGAGGACAAAGAGgtagaagaggagagagagactaaGAGGGAAAATGCTACAATGACCACTCTGCACAGAGTTGCTGCCTTCATGAGAAATGCTCGTGACCGCATTGTTAGACTGGTGCGTGGATCTACTACCCAACGCCATAGCCCTCCTCATGGTCGGTCACATAAGACATCAAAGATCGAAGAAAACCATGAAAGGGCAAAGAGATGCGACAAGGACAGTGAATCCTGTAAAAGAAAAAGATCTGAAGAAAAGGCTGGACCAAGCAAGAGATTCAGAAAACTTACTGGAACTCAAAAAAGGAAAAGATCAGAAATGGACAGTGGCCCTAAAACAGAGAATAGCAAGAGAATCAGGATGGACAGCGACATGGAGGCTCAAGACAGTGTAACCCTTGAGGCCTCCTCTGTTCCTTTAACAGCAGACCAATTCACCTTCCATCATGTTCTTGGAGAAGGAGCTTTCGGTCAGGTTCTGCTTGCAACAGATGCAGTACGTCAAGAACGTGTTGCCATCAAGGTTCTCAAAAAGAGAATGCTCCTAAGATGTCAGGAATACTTAGATGAGGGACAATATCTGGCAATCACTAGCCAGAGCCCCTTCCTCATTCATGGTTATGGAGCATTTCACACTGACAACTACATCTTCTATGTCATGGAGCTGGCCACAGGACAGACCCTTTTTGACTACCTGGGTACAAACCTGGATTTCAAGACTCTCCAATTCATTTCAGCAGAGCTTGTTTGTGGCATCCAGTTCCTACACAGCAAAGGAATCATTCACCGAGATCTGAAAGAGGATAACATCATGCTAACTGCAGATGGACATATCAAAATCACGGATTTCGGACTAGCTGTGAAGAAAACAAAATATATGACCGAAGCAATGGACTGGTATGCACTGGGTGTCATGCTATACCACCTGATTAAAGGAGACTACTCGAGCATGTCACCCACATGGGCCGATGAGCCATGGGCAAGGGAGGAGCTACAACTAGAAACAAAGCCTTCCTACCAAGGGCATGAAGATCAAACCGCTGACTTTTTACAAAAGCTTCTGCGTCAAAACAGgagccaacagctgggagtccatggtgacatcaGAAGCCATCCATTCTTTTCTGATATTAACTGGAAAGAGGTGGAGACTGGCATCCTGCCGTCACCAATTGCAGTGCAACAACACTGCCCACAGCAAGATGAGGACGATGCAATGCTGCCCTTTTATACTGTAAGAGGCATCGTTCCACTTGCACCAGAGGACCAGGTCGTGTTCACTAACGTCCCGTTTGTGTGCCCTGCATGGGCTTCCAGCTACCACACTGCTCCCATGCACCCAGATGTCAGGCCACCCCAAGAATAATCATCCAGCCTCCACACACCATTCAGCATGTAGCATGCCTTGTCTCCTCTCCACATCACTGATGAGCATCCAAGCCATCAGACAACCTACCCACAGGTAAGTACTCCATTTTTTCTTGTCTAATTTCTCATCTATTATAGTTATGTTGACACTGACAGCATAAAGGGACATTATGGTTTCATTGATAAAAAACAAATGTTTTCAGTGGGAGTCATTGATTTCAGGGATTAATGGCAAACATTAGTTTAACATGATTGTATATGTATATGATATAGAAAGATGTAGATAATAATACATATGGCCTTTAGCAGAGAAAAAACAGATAATGGTGTTAATGGTTATTGCTAGTCAACCAGGTATtaaaaataagaaacaaaaaCTCCTATATTGTGCAGTTAATTACCCGGCAGCAAGAGGATAGTTTCTGGTCTGTCTCATGTCAACAATACTCCAACCAGAGTGCAGATAGTTCTGTTGTCATGGATGCAAAGAAGTGTAATTTCAGTTCACAGCCAGTTACAATGTCAGTGTGCTTTTGTGCTCATCATCCAGCCCATTACCAGCACGTTTATATTGGGTGTGCTGCCACAAATGTACAATAATACTAACCACCAATGTAAAAAGGCCAACCAGAAGCGACTAATATAGAAGAAAGGAGTAATGAACGGGAAGCAACTTCAAGAGCATTTTCTTTGTCTTCGCTACATTTTGATGTTACAAAACATAGTAAATCTATTCTAATGATCATTTACTGTTTCTACATATGCTATAGTTATTACAAGTGAAGCGTGTTGCACCAAACTAATCTCCATCTAACTTCTTACAAATATCTAGTaaggtaacaggaaaaaaggggctCAATGTTCAGATATAAAGTTGTTTGTGGATTAACTGTTGTTACTATATTGTCTGCCAAGTGATGTTTTCTGACCTTTGTTATCCTCTCTTCCCGATGTAGATGTCACTTCTCCAGAGCCACGCGTCAGACACAGCTTCTACCGGACTTGACCTTCTCCAGACCCTGGACTACCAATGACCAGACTCATCTGACAGCGGGCCTGTTGGAAAGAGCCAGTCATGGTGGTCCACTGGGAATGGACTTTAACTGGACTTTACCTTTTACTGGCCCCAGATTGGGTAAGTGTATAAAAGAAGTTTACAACAAATGAACATAATGCTGCACAACAACTCTCATATGACACATTACTTCAATTCACATTTGCAGATAAACCTTAACCTGTAACATTTGTTTTATTTGCTGATACAAGTGACCAGAGCCGTCTGATATGAGCTGCACCATGTTAGATAGAGTCGGTCATCATGTTCCATCTAGGTGATGACCCTTTACCGGAGATATTTTCCAGCACTCAT contains:
- the LOC137541372 gene encoding cAMP-dependent protein kinase catalytic subunit-like, with protein sequence MGSSGRKKLDAYKRLEEDKEVEEERETKRENATMTTLHRVAAFMRNARDRIVRLVRGSTTQRHSPPHGRSHKTSKIEENHERAKRCDKDSESCKRKRSEEKAGPSKRFRKLTGTQKRKRSEMDSGPKTENSKRIRMDSDMEAQDSVTLEASSVPLTADQFTFHHVLGEGAFGQVLLATDAVRQERVAIKVLKKRMLLRCQEYLDEGQYLAITSQSPFLIHGYGAFHTDNYIFYVMELATGQTLFDYLGTNLDFKTLQFISAELVCGIQFLHSKGIIHRDLKEDNIMLTADGHIKITDFGLAVKKTKYMTEAMDWYALGVMLYHLIKGDYSSMSPTWADEPWAREELQLETKPSYQGHEDQTADFLQKLLRQNRSQQLGVHGDIRSHPFFSDINWKEVETGILPSPIAVQQHCPQQDEDDAMLPFYTVRGIVPLAPEDQVVFTNVPFVCPAWASSYHTAPMHPDVRPPQE